The region TTGCATTTCTGGTTACCTGATGCACATTCCGAAGCCCCTGCACCCATATCCGCCTTACTTTCAGGAGCTCTACTCAATATCGCGCTCATCCCCATCCTGCGCATGAACAAATTGATGCAACAAAGCGGAATGGCAGATTTGGCCAAGGAATTGTACCTGCTGATGGGCTTCCTTTCTGTATTTATTGCTGCAGTGTTTGTGCTGAAAACAAAGGATTATAAGCGTCTTTTAGCGTATTCATCCGTGGAAAACATGGGCTTGATCATGATCGCTTTCGGAGCCGGAGCATTGGCACATTATGGGGCTTATCTACATATCCTCGGTCATTCAATCATCAAATCGGCATTCTTCCTTTGCTCTGGCAATGTCCTGGCCATATATCATGACAAGAATCACGAGAAAATAAGTGGGATGCTTACCACTAATCCGATTAGCGCCTGGCTCTGGTTATTATGCTCAGTAATGATAATTGGCTTGCCCCCCTCACCTCTGTTTATCAGTAAGTTTCTGATCGCCACTGCATTGCTGAATAATGGCTCTTATCTGCTCTTTGCCTTACTGATGCTGCTGTTGACAATTGTCTCTTGGGGAATCATGCGTGTGGGACTCTCAATGTGCCTGGGAGACAGTGAGCGGAAACAGAGTTTGAGTATATGGATGTATTTAGCACCTGCAGGCTTGTTGCTGATTGCCTCTATTATCGGTATCTTCTTGCCTGTTTTAGATTAGAAATACTTCGTAATATTGAAAGCCGATCCTTTATGGGACCGGCTTTATTCTTGTAAAGTAAATATGTTTATTCAGCTTCCATTTCTTCGTCTGTATCCATGGAAGAAAAACGCTCATTGAAGATTTCGGCAATACGGTTGTACTCATCATCGTCTTCGATAATGCTTAGTTCCAGATTGTCATCCTGTTCTTCAAAACGCAGGATATCGTACTCCATTGCTCCCACTTCAGAGAGAGCGATGTAGTTTTGACCTTCTTCCTGAAGGATATCTAAAACCATAAAATCCTTCTTGCTGCCGTCTTCCATATCCAGTGTGATGATGTCGGCATCGTTGCCGCAATCACAATCTCCTCCGTCGCAATTACAATCCCCACCTTCACAGTTACAATCGTGTACGTGTTCTTCTGTATTGAGCTTATTATCTTTCGTTATCATGATAACTCCTATGTGTTTTCGCCATCTTTTTTGAGGACAGCTATTTGGCAAGCTAAAAAAACAACTGCAAAATATTCCTTGACAATCCCTGACCCGTCCCTTTATCTGTAACTATCAGGGTTCTGCATGCGGAAACCCGGTGATTTGATAATAATTTCTTAAAAGCATCTTAGAACTTGTGCAAGGAGTTTAAATGATTAGGGCTTTGTTAGTTGCTTTATTACTGATGTCATCACTTAGCTTTTTGGGAGCAGCAGATTTTAACTGGGGTATCAAATATGGAATAGGTTTGTCCTCCATTCATGGTGCCAATAGTGACTACGAAACGTCATTTGATATTCAGGAACATGCTGCTTCGGTTTCTGACTATGGAAACATCCAGGTACACTCTTCCGACAAGGACTACGGCCTCTCTCAGAATGCAGGACTCTACGCCAGTACTCGCCTTTTTCACAAAACCAGCTCCATTCGTATGGGAACTGAAGTTGTATGGCACAGATATGTATTCAACCAACATTTCGATGACAGTGTTCCGAATACCAGCAATCCAATCCTGGCTGCTGCATTTGGAGACACTCTGGGCGGGCGTATAGAGACTACTGTAGATTACATCACAGTACCATTGTTGATCAGCTTCAATCAAGTGCTTCCTGAAGAACAAGAACAGCAACAATACCAAGGTGCATTTATCTACGCCGGGCCGTCCTTTTCTTACCTAATTTATCAATCTCTGCAATCCTACGGCGGCTTCAACTCCTTGGAAGAAAGCATGGATGATTTGACCAATGTGATATCTAACCCAGATCCTTCTGTATCTTACAGCTATACTCGCAAGGAGAACGGTTGCGACAAATTGAAA is a window of Candidatus Cloacimonadota bacterium DNA encoding:
- a CDS encoding proton-conducting transporter membrane subunit; translation: MNTIILFAYPVLAGLICIFISSRRRMDILILLHALLHTGLGIHAYVNRGSLSGMDDLGLFIYLILSVLYSAIAFYRLGMQDSTAIKDYRIHSIFLMIFVMAMDGATMAKDLGLIWIFVEATTISSAMLISYSNKKSSLEAAWKYLFICSVGIALAFAGILLLVIAQPGEATLLISHIDASKLSPFWLKISFVFILIGFGTKIGLAPLHFWLPDAHSEAPAPISALLSGALLNIALIPILRMNKLMQQSGMADLAKELYLLMGFLSVFIAAVFVLKTKDYKRLLAYSSVENMGLIMIAFGAGALAHYGAYLHILGHSIIKSAFFLCSGNVLAIYHDKNHEKISGMLTTNPISAWLWLLCSVMIIGLPPSPLFISKFLIATALLNNGSYLLFALLMLLLTIVSWGIMRVGLSMCLGDSERKQSLSIWMYLAPAGLLLIASIIGIFLPVLD
- a CDS encoding DUF1292 domain-containing protein; translation: MITKDNKLNTEEHVHDCNCEGGDCNCDGGDCDCGNDADIITLDMEDGSKKDFMVLDILQEEGQNYIALSEVGAMEYDILRFEEQDDNLELSIIEDDDEYNRIAEIFNERFSSMDTDEEMEAE
- a CDS encoding outer membrane beta-barrel protein — its product is MIRALLVALLLMSSLSFLGAADFNWGIKYGIGLSSIHGANSDYETSFDIQEHAASVSDYGNIQVHSSDKDYGLSQNAGLYASTRLFHKTSSIRMGTEVVWHRYVFNQHFDDSVPNTSNPILAAAFGDTLGGRIETTVDYITVPLLISFNQVLPEEQEQQQYQGAFIYAGPSFSYLIYQSLQSYGGFNSLEESMDDLTNVISNPDPSVSYSYTRKENGCDKLKDFKTDLVFGTGFALKDLFGFGLGTDEFVFDLRFTIGLDNLGDSGWRNAFNLRSILLSAGCRL